In Fimbriimonadia bacterium, the following are encoded in one genomic region:
- the wecB gene encoding UDP-N-acetylglucosamine 2-epimerase (non-hydrolyzing), which yields MASRQPRTSRLSVMAVFGTRPDAIKMAPVIRELRRFPDQVRLSIVSSGQHREMLRPVLDTFDIQPDVDLDIMVHGQTLAELLCRALTGLEKSIRQVGPDLVMAQGDTSTTFAAALAAFYGKAEFAHVEAGLRTGDKYQPFPEEINRRLTGAITDLHFAPTKLAKSNLLAEGVQPDRIWITGNTGIDAVRICAERVQAPALPTRTLLVTAHRRENWGDGIRHIAQALKIILERFADTEAIVSMHSNPDVRAIWQAELGSEPRVRLIDPPAYPEFVALMKASHLILTDSGGMQEEAPGLGKPVLVLRNTTERPEGVEAGVARLIGTDTERIVEEAARLLTSTDAYRKMAQSVNPYGDGRAAERIRTAMFRHYGISASAPEVEEWQ from the coding sequence TTCGGTACTCGGCCCGATGCTATCAAGATGGCTCCGGTTATCCGCGAGTTGCGTCGCTTCCCCGATCAGGTACGCCTTAGCATCGTATCGAGTGGTCAGCATCGCGAGATGTTGAGACCGGTGCTGGATACCTTCGATATTCAGCCCGATGTGGACCTCGACATCATGGTTCATGGACAGACACTTGCCGAACTACTATGTCGCGCGCTTACCGGGCTGGAGAAGTCAATCCGTCAAGTGGGGCCGGACCTGGTCATGGCGCAGGGAGATACCAGTACGACCTTCGCGGCTGCCCTCGCTGCCTTCTATGGCAAAGCAGAGTTCGCTCACGTAGAGGCCGGCCTGCGAACCGGTGACAAGTACCAGCCCTTTCCCGAGGAGATCAACCGCCGCCTGACGGGAGCAATCACCGATCTGCACTTCGCTCCGACGAAGCTGGCGAAAAGCAACCTTCTCGCTGAAGGTGTCCAACCCGACCGCATCTGGATCACGGGCAACACGGGGATTGATGCCGTGCGCATCTGTGCCGAGCGGGTGCAGGCGCCAGCACTGCCCACGCGCACACTGTTGGTGACCGCGCACAGACGGGAGAACTGGGGAGACGGCATTCGGCACATCGCGCAGGCGCTGAAGATCATCCTCGAGCGCTTCGCCGATACCGAAGCTATCGTTTCGATGCACAGCAACCCGGACGTTCGGGCGATATGGCAGGCGGAACTCGGCAGCGAGCCGCGCGTCCGCCTGATCGATCCCCCCGCTTACCCCGAGTTCGTTGCGCTGATGAAAGCGAGTCATCTGATCCTGACCGATTCGGGTGGCATGCAGGAAGAAGCGCCGGGGTTGGGTAAGCCAGTACTCGTGCTGCGAAATACTACGGAGCGACCGGAGGGTGTCGAGGCGGGTGTCGCCCGGCTGATCGGCACGGACACCGAGCGGATCGTCGAAGAGGCGGCACGGCTGCTGACTTCAACAGATGCCTACCGAAAGATGGCGCAGTCGGTGAACCCCTACGGCGATGGCAGAGCAGCGGAGAGGATACGTACTGCGAT